A single region of the Amphiprion ocellaris isolate individual 3 ecotype Okinawa chromosome 4, ASM2253959v1, whole genome shotgun sequence genome encodes:
- the cep170ab gene encoding centrosomal protein of 170 kDa isoform X3, with product MSLTSWFLVSCGGTRHRLPREMIFVGRDDCELMLQSRSVDKQHAVINYEPNTDEHKVKDLGSLNGTFVNDVRIQEQIYVTLKTDDKLRFGYDTNLFTVVRGELHIPEEALKHEKFSSQLQLNQKKPPAAESSKPEVKPSEAAAAPVCDGATTKPSEASRTEEKPTGDVAVLHRGTPLYGQPAWWGDGDADDQQPLRPEEKISDRKREKAETDTKKSAEIPKSAQQATSNQEPSYFEIPTKDTSSAGKGGGEPPSREQEAGAPATTEPIHGHASFTIEFDPGASGKVTVKDRVAKVGPETKPRPRRPAGEELSPLQTAMVAAEVKVADWLAQNELPLALKETAAEDDGESVKSDVPVQLRSLKGSKHEDGTQSDSENALGEQRRAAALEERSWGLWGGAEMKIREGRANVPEGLFAEEDSPARRRKSSTSKVAGGFPERRRGSAPHQQSGREECYHHGDDYSDRGTYTIELENGDHEEEEARKLIDKVFGVDEQSGCVSRLGSADQRERLTSQRSGPGDRGKPGRMETEVLSEELVVGGPRWVSQWATLAASHIRTDPEGSGGDSHTMVTEDRGNLAEISESSHSASFPTSGYIERKRRTLPQLPGEELSLGRRTPGAGLRTDMGEKQDTELQEKENQEEKVSRGKNRPSHCTGGVGSHSGSPSRTSPAKSQDSGGGRSGQSGVLTKLPPRPMTSGEKRMEEARRRKKEDEKVRESSGKPLLRQESFTVEKPSANVPIELIPRIDGLSGTRTQCREAGIDSATLQKDSEAVAAFLETTVSDQGDPPSQSIEGSMSPESDVDTTSTVSQADGARKVIQKRRTLAGQQKERTIVCSSSKGPAVGRETQDRRVKNRTSGPSQPSRPWTSLDLTDDDVNSNSLLSDSQPTSTQESRSSHARAPTGSTTVGASTKSSRAKITQAPASSAPSKATNVPKPRPTRASLLRRARLGDSSDTEPADLDRMSVASEASTTSSTSRTGMAKRGMSRIEALAQPRRPRVGSPSAQSDSEATVTRNRGLGARSAAGEYGIRQGLRGSNVNSVSGPRARANSASKLPDKSKGTSSYGHVTPASGTRWRRVPVEYASTSEDEYGSNRHISKQGHTRPFPSTRVAQLGGSAPATPNPAGLAALKQHSREQDDYMRDWTAHSEEIARISQDLAKDLAMLAREIHDVAGEIDSVSPAATDPGALLEEHVFDDNLDLGGASTELGTNGRSVELRPRGSNGQSSRSIRRQTWNRDDAVLDSLLLASVTQLSTRIRQSVDKTTCKIRILFKDKERKWEEIEAKLQAEHDSLLLKSSNKEISTIIQDLKRVERQLTVIDMMVDPDGTLDALSHLGLTSPLTDPKLSPGTQQEASVLHPGAEAALSATRPEGLSTEPCGASDQTAERDPGPQQRSYN from the exons ATGAGTCTGACATCCTGGTTCCTGGTGAGCTGTGGGGGGACTCGCCATCGTCTCCCCCGAGAGATGATCTTTGTGGGCAGGGATGATTGTGAGCTAATGCTACAG TCCCGCAGTGTTGACAAACAGCATGCCGTCATCAATTATGAGCCAAATACAGACGAACATAAAGTTAAAGACCTGGGCAGCTTAAATGGG ACATTTGTCAACGATGTCAGAATACAAGAGCAAATCTATGTCACGctgaaaactgatgacaaattgaGGTTTGGATACGATA CCAACCTGTTCACTGTGGTTCGAGGAGAGCTGCATATTCCCGAGGAGGCCCTCAAG CATGAGAAGTTCAGCAGCCAACTTCAGCTGAACCAgaagaaacctccagcagcagaaTCATCCAAACCTGAAGTGAAACCGTCTGAGGCAGCAGCGGCACCAGTGTGTGACGGGGCCACCACCAAGCCCTCCGAGGCCAGCAGGACGGAGGAGAAGCCAACAG GGGACGTAGCAGTGTTGCACAGAGGTACCCCTCTTTATGGTCAACCTGCCTGGTGGGGAGATGGAGACGCTGATGACCAGCAGCCACTGAGGCCTGAGGAAAAGATCTCAGACCGCAAGCGAGAAAAAGCTGAAACAG ACACCAAGAAAAGTGCAGAGATCCCAAAGTCTGCACAGCAAGCAACCTCCAATCAGGAGCCTAGCTACTTTGAGATCCCAACCAAGGATACTTCCTCAGCAGGTAAAGGCGGAGGTGAGCCTCCTTCACGAGAGCAAGAGGCCGGTGCTCCAGCTACTACAGAGCCTATCCATGGCCACGCCTCCTTCACCATTGAGTTTGACCCTGGGGCGTCAGGTAAAGTGACCGTCAAAGATCGTGTAGCAAAGGTAGGACCAGAGACCAAACCACGTCCCAGAAGGCCTGCTGGGGAGGAGCTGAGTCCTCTTCAGACAGCCATGGTGGCAGCCGAGGTCAAAGTTGCTGACTGGCTGGCCCAGAATGAGCTGCCATTGGCTCTAAAAGAGACGGCTGCAGAGGATGATGGTGAAAGTGTGAAGAGCGATGTGCCTGTACAACTGAGGAGTCTTAAAG GCAGTAAACATGAGGACGGCACTCAGAGCGATTCAGAAAACGCACTGGGAGAACAGCGTCGGGCTGCAGCACTGGAGGAACGTTCGTGGGGGCTTTGGGGAGGTGCAGAGATGAAGATCAGAGAAGGCCGTGCCAATGTACCGGAAGGTCTCTTTGCAGAGGAGGACAGTCCTGCTCGGCGTCGCAAGTCTTCTACATCCAAAGTGGCGGGTGGATTTCCGGAGAGGCGGCGTGGCTCGGCACCACATCAGCAAAGTGGACGTGAAGAGTGCTATCATCACGGAGATGATTACAGTGACAGAGGGACTTACACTATTGAGCTGGAGAATGGAGatcatgaagaagaagaggcaaGGAAGCTGATCGACAAG gtgtTCGGTGTGGATGAGCAGTCTGGTTGTGTGTCCAGGTTGGGAAGCGCTGACCAAAGAGAGAGACTAACCTCCCAGAGGTCCGGTCCTGGAGACAGAGGAAAGCCTGGACGTATGGAGACAGAG GTGTTGTCTGAGGAACTTGTGGTGGGTGGTCCTCGCTGGGTGTCGCAATGGGCTACTCTAGCCGCCAGCCACATCAGGACAGACCCTGAGGGGTCAGGAGGTGACAGCCACACCATGGTCACCGAGGACAGAGGTAATTTAG CTGAAATAAGTGAATCCAGCCATTCAGCCTCCTTTCCCACCTCTGGCTACATAGAGCGTAAAAGGAGGACCCTTCCCCAGCTGCCTGGTGAGGAGCTCAGTCTGGGGAGGAGGACTCCAGGCGCAGGTCTGCGTACAGATATGGGGGAGAAACAGGACACAGAGCTACAAGAGAAAGAGAACCAGGAGGAGAAGGTGTCCAGGGGGAAGAATCGGCCCAGTCACTGCACCGGAGGTGTTGGGAGTCACAGTGGCAGCCCCAGTCGCACCTCACCAGCCAAATCACAGGACAGCGGTGGTGGGAGATCAGGTCAGTCAGGCGTGCTGACCAAACTACCGCCTCGTCCAATGACCAGTGGGGAGAAGAGAATGGAGGAGgcaaggaggaggaaaaaggaagACGAGAAAGTGAGGGAAAGTAGTGGGAAACCATTGTTGAGGCAGGAGAGTTTTACTGTGGAGAAACCGAGCGCCAACGTGCCCATTGAGCTCATACCACGCATTGATGGGCTCAGTGGCACCAGAACTCAGTGCAGGGAGGCAGGCATCGATAGCGCCACGCTGCAGAAGGACTCAGAGGCTGTCGCAGCCTTTCTAGAGACCACTGTGTCAGACCAAGGTGATCCTCCAAGTCAGTCAATAGAGGGCTCCATGTCGCCAGAGTCTGATGTGGACACAACAAGCACAGTAAGCCAGGCAGACGGGGCGAGGAAAGTCATACAGAAACGCCGGACTCTTGCAGGACAGCAGAAGGAGAGGACAATAGTCTGCTCATCAAGCAAGGGTCCCGCTGTGGGCAGAGAGACCCAGGACAGGAGGGTCAAGAACAGAACATCTGGTCCTTCACAGCCCAGTCGCCCCTGGACTTCTCTGGATCTCACGGACGATGACGTCAACTCCAACTCACTCCTTTCAGACTCACAGCCCACTTCCACGCAGGAATCCAGAAGCTCACATGCCAGAGCCCCGACTGGAAGCACAACAGTGGGGGCCAGCACCAAATCTAGTCGGGCTAAGATCACACAAGCCCCAGCCTCCTCTGCACCCAGTAAAGCCACCAATGTCCCCAAGCCCCGGCCCACCAGGGCATCCTTGTTGAGGCGAGCACGGCTGGGAGATTCATCAGACACCGAACCTGCTGATCTTGACCGGATGTCAGTGGCCTCTGAGGCCTCAACCACTAGTTCCACCTCCAGGACAGGGATGGCAAAACGAGGAATGTCCAGGATAGAAGCTCTGGCACAGCCGAGGAGGCCAAGGGTAGGCTCCCCATCGGCACAGAGTGACTCAGAGGCCACTGTGACTAGAAATAGAGGTCTGGGGGCTCGTAGTGCTGCAGGTGAATATGGCATCAGACAAGGACTGAGAGGGTCCAATGTGAACTCAGTGTCTGGACCCAGAGCCAGAGCTAACAGCGCCTCCAAGCTGCCTGACAAGAGCAAAGGGACCTCCTCATATGGGCATGTCACACCTGCAT CCGGCACGCGGTGGCGTCGTGTTCCCGTGGAGTACGCCTCCACATCGGAGGATGAGTATGGCTCAAATCGCCACATCTCCAAGCAGGGTCACACTCGGCCGTTCCCTTCTACTCGAGTAGCTCAACTAGGAGGTTCTGCCCCAGCAACCCCTAATCCTGCAGGCCTGGCTGCACTGAAACAGCACTCCAGGGAACAGGATGATTATATGAGAGACTGGACAGCACACAGTGAGGAAATAGCCAG GATTAGCCAAGATCTAGCCAAAGACCTAGCCATGCTCGCCAGAGAGATTCATGATGTAGCAGGAGAGATCGACTCAGTCAGCCCTGCTGCCACTGACCCTGGAGCTCTG TTGGAGGAGCATGTATTTGATGACAACCTGGACCTGGGCGGTGCCTCCACAGAGCTGGGAACCAATGGGCGGTCTGTGGAGCTTCGACCTCGTGGCTCTAACGGACAGAGCTCCCGCTCCATCCGCCGGCAGACGTGGAACAGAGATGAT GCGGTCCTAGACAGTTTGCTATTAGCTTCTGTGACTCAACTCTCAACCAGGATACGCCAGTCTGTTGACAAAACAACTTGCAAAATCAG GATCCTCTTCAAGGATAAGGAGCGGAAATGGGAAGAGATTGAGGCCAAACTGCAAGCAGAGCATGACTCCTTACTACTCAAGAGCTCCAACAAG GAGATTTCAACCATCATTCAAGACTTGAAGAGAGTGGAAAGACAACTGACAG TAATCGACATGATGGTGGACCCAGATGGAACCCTGGATGCTCTGTCCCACCTGGGCCTGACCAGTCCTCTGACTGACCCAAAGCTCAGTCCTGGGACCCAGCAGGAGGCATCAGTGTTGCATCCCGGAGCTGAAGCTGCCCTTTCAGCCACCAGGCCTGAAGGACTTTCCACTGAACCCTGTGGAGCCTCAGACCAAACGGCAGAGCGAGACCCAGGCCCCCAGCAGAGATCCTACAACTGA